The Solanum dulcamara chromosome 6, daSolDulc1.2, whole genome shotgun sequence genome contains the following window.
TTGTACTACATAGTGTGTAATAgttgttaaataaataaaagattgaAGTTTGCTGTAACAACCCCAGGCTACTGGTGGTCCTCCAGGTActtatttctttcttctttattatatattttgcttAACTTAGACCCATGATGGCTAAGTACttaagtgttaaataataactaatatagaTTGTTAGAATACCAAATGGCAAAGACTCTAAAATAAGAGCTTTTCTTTAATGGGTTACGGTTTTGGTCaggttaaagttaaaataattttataataaacTAAGCTTAAAGCCATGACGTTGGTAAGCCCTAAAAGGAGTGTTCCCGACATGGTTTAGTGATGAATTAATTGGATTAAAGTCTTGTAATTCTGTTGGTAAGTCTTGTATGGCTGATTATATCGCCTAGGGATATTCCCGGTTGGATTTTAGACGATTAATTCGTggtttatataaaatatatttgactTTGTAAAATTACCAGACCAAGTAAAATCTCCAATAACCCCTAAGGTCCTGCCCAACACCTCAAATCAGACCAAGTAAAATCTCCAATAACCCCTAAGGTCCTGCTCaacacttggtatcagagccatggaagtattctaataatttataagaagttattatttaacacttGTTGTTTAAAACTGTGTTAATGGATTGGTTTAAAaaccaaaaattattaaaaatatgttaaaagaaCAGATAGATTTACTTGTTAATCAAGATTTATTAAATACTTGGACTATTCCTAAAATAGATGTGCAAACTATTTATAAATTAGGCACATTTGAAAGATTTGCTGGTAAGACAACTGTTAAAACTACCGAATTAAGTTTTTCCATGGAAAAAGAGAGTGATATTTTCCATcttttttgtcacgacccaagcctagggcctagacgtaacatggcgaatgaggaacccgaaagtacctcaaacaagcctcttagcattcttttagcctttcataggtaatgatgataaatagacaagcggaaatcataataataaatcttcaacttacatatgtccaacaatacctctaactattatatttaatggggctaacacaagttcctagctcaccctcaatcataatagaagaaatgccataataaaatatcttaacatatcataagctagaaagacaaaggagtattgttcccggaatatgggaactcaccaaaagtagtcttcaatggaatatcaactaaccacgtggaggagaacgaggaggagcaccgatccctacatggtgatatcatgtaggcaaaagagtatgcgttagtactttgaatgtactaagtatgtaaggatgcatgaacattgagaaaatattataacatttatgtaatatggaacataatgtaatacatgcataataaatcatatggatatcctttaaaacattcattttgtgggaagctaaccataaccgacatttaagaccatgcgagctattacatggaatccaacataaccccctacgttggccggggagactacttgccaggtagaaatccgtcaacttcattcatttctttaactttaactttaagggctatttatggatccattagcctaagcctacaagggctcctatgttggcacatagttaatgagacaaggggttgctactaggattctcttaccgaatcccacctcaatgcctcattcggtgctaagtcaattccacggaatagtttaatacttcaaaatattcatagcatataacttgagaattcaaacatcatattcggtagaatagctcattaaaacatttgataattcaaatatgcaagaattgtccttattgcataaagaatccatcattcatatcatttcatcattctttcatttcataagactccctttttttatcatagatattgctttcataaacttttatttggagtcaaagctttcaagtcaaactttattaaaaacatagtaaaactaggtgggttcaaatcactttaacttacaaatatatatgtaaataaatatacataaatactttgaaattcattaattaaaaatcatgctttaaacaacccaccatgaatttcaaaagcctttaaatagataattagagggtttacttgtaaaccatcaattcatatatatgaaattatgttgcatcaaaatagagcaataatcattagtttaaccatgattcatactattaagtaaaaataagaatttaccataagaaaatattacttgaaatcaagatatttaattgaaagagtttttggactacatgggtggaagaacccatggataaacacacacataacttagagtagagcttaaagaaaataaatataatttatcatataatcaaaataatttagacatgagagtggaaggaatactctcattaaaaccttacatacctggaaatcgaagctttagttggtaccggaagacttaatgaacactcttgagtcctagcttctctccttgccggaacgttttgtgtactacccggaatatatgaattaccggaatagtatttcttcactactaagaactaaaactatatttgagaatgtgtatagagagaagatttgcttgagaaagtttgatgaataaaatgaggaaataaggtgggagTGAATAGGAGTGATTTTACCTTGACAAATATTATGTCCAAGAAATCTAATTTCTGTTTgaaatagactcattttggGTTTTGATATAACTAACCCATTTTGTATTACAATTCTTTTGAATATATCAAGATGTTTAATATGTGTTTCAAATGTCTttgagtagaccaaaatatcatcaatataaacgaTGATAAACTCTAAATAAGGATTGAAAAtatcattcattattttttggaaTTCAGATGGGGCATTTTTTAACCCAAAAGGCATTACGTTCCATTCATATTGTCCAAAGGGAACATTAAAAGCAGTTCTATAAGTATGTTCTTTAAAAATCTGTATTTGCCAATATcctgattttaaatcaaattttgagaaaatattggcaTCATATAATCTTGATAATAAATCTCTTTTGTTTGGAATAGGGTATCTAATCCATTTTAGATATTTATTTAATGGTTTGTAATTTATTACTAACCTGGGCATACCTCGTTCTTTTTCTGCAGcattattaacataaaaggCAGTGCAAGACCATGGTGATTTGGAAGGTTTAATTAAACCTTTTTGTAGGAGATTATCAATTTCCTTTTTACAGAATTCTACTAACTCACCATTCATTTGACAGGGACGAGATTTAGTAGGAATATTTTGTTCACTGAAATTGTCTTCATATGGAAGAGTGACAATATGCCTTTTTCTATTCCAAAAAGCACTAGGATGATCAGCACAAACATCAATTGCTAATtgtttagaaattattttaattttttattgtaCTTTGGTGAATTTTAATATGTCCAGAATATTTAAGCTATAAATTTCTAGTTGTAAAGAATTCATatgcttttgtttcatatcaattaaAGCATTAATGTCTCGAGTTACCGATTCAGTTATAAATGAAAAGGAAATATCCTTATTTTTATAGCTGGCTGTAAATCCTTTGGAATCTACTTTAGAAAAAGGATATATAGTATTGATGAAAGGAGTTCCAAGTATAATTGGAGGATGCATTTGATCTTTAACTAATAGGAAGAAATGAGGAATACAGACTTTATTCTGACAGATATATGTGtttgataatttatattttatatttaaagaaTGACCAGATGCAGATTTAACTGCATGAgttgttttttcaaaatatcGAGAAGGAATTATTCCTTCTTGAATACAACTAACATCTGCTCCACTATCAATCATAGCTGTGTTAGTAATAGTgaattcattattaattaatatggtGCATTTAATATACCATCTATGTGCAGTTACAATCTGTAACATTCCTAAAAATGAATCAGGTTTAGGAGTTTCAGCAATTTCTTCTATAAATTCTTCGTTATCAAGAACACCTTTTCCTTTATTATTAGAGAGTGGTGATTCTATATGATCTACGTTTTCTAATTGTGAAATCCGATGATCATGGACAAGCTGACTttgtttaagaaatttaatttcttgtttaagtttttcaacttcaaattttaaatcatcTAAAGAGGTATCTCTTATAGTAGTGTTAGTCTTTATATCAAGGCGAGCTAACACTTCTGTTAAAGAATATGGTTTTGAATTAATATCAATTTTTGATTTAATTCTATTAGGCTGGGAGCTAGTTGCCGAagctaaattaataattttactcCTAGTTTCTTCATCAGAAATTTCTTTTAGAAGTTCAATCACATTATCAGAAGTGATAGTGTgcatattcaaatcttgaaattgagattgtaatttataaaactcatctgTTTTACAAGAACAATTATTACCTGTGCAATTTATGCCGCATTTAGGAAAAGATTCATTCTCATTATCCGAAAAATCAATAAGAGCAATTTCACTTTCTGATTCTTCAGCACTCGGTTCGGTTTCAGAGTAATAGTCAGATTCTGATCCCGAAGTGTATAATAAGCCATAGACTTTATCATGAATATCTTCAGCAAGATTTAAGCCTTTAAGCTTTTGTAATTTACAATTTGGAGCAATATGCCCATATTGaccacattcatagcattttattTTACTCAGATCTCTTTTAGATCGATTTTTAGTAAATCTACTAGATTTCCGGTGAGTTTTTCTTTCCTCACGTTTTTCTTTACTTCGACTATATTTATAGGGCTTATCTTCCCTAGAACGAtgatgttttttaattttttttcccgaTTTTTGAGAAGGGCCTGCAACAGCAAATTGAGtacaaaaatctcctaattggGATTTTTCTGATTTACTATTTGCCTTTAGTTGCTGAGCTAGTTTAAGCTCATTACACAGATTTAATCCTTCTTGGGTACAAGTGCCAATTAACTGGCCATAAGTGAAGACATCATATGGGATAGCAGTATTGGTCCCTCGTAGAATTTTTCGAACTCTTTCTGCAAATAGCGAAGGAAGACCATCTATGAATTTAGTTTTCCAATGGACGCTATTGCTTTCTGGCAAGTCCATTACTCTACTTAAAAAGGTGTCTTTATACCacctaaattctcctaaatGTCTACATCGTAATCCATTTAGAAGAGTTCTAAGGGTTTCATTTTGGTTGGTAAATCTTCCATTAAAATGTTCTAATATTGTTAGGACTAAAGTATAAACCGCATCCTGCCGAATTGAAAACAATTAGCAATTGATGTTTGTGCTGATCATCCTAGTGCTTTTTGGAATAGAAAAAGGCATATTGTCACTCTTCCATATGAAGACAATTTCAGTGAACAAAATATTCCTACTAAATCTCGTCCCTGTCAAATGAATGGTGAGTTAGTAGAATTCTGTAAAAAGGAAATTGATAATCTCCTACAAAAAGGTTTAATTAAACCTTCCAAATCACCATGGTCTTGCACTGCCTTTTATGTTAACAATGCTGCAGAAAAAGAACGAGGTATGCCCAGGTTAGTAATAAATTACAAACCATTAAATAAATATCTAAAATGGATTAGATACCCTATTCCAAACAAAAGAGATTTATTATCAAGATTATATGAtgccaatattttctcaaaatttgatttaaaatcaggATATTGGCAAATACAGATTTTTAAAGAACATACTTATAGAACTGCTTTTAATGTTCCCTTTGGACAATATGAATGGAACGTAATGCCTTTTGGGTTAAAAAATGCCCCATCTGAAttccaaaaaataatgaatgataTTTTCAATCCTTATTTAGAGTTTATCAtcgtttatattgatgatattttggtctactcaaAGACATTTGAAACACATATTAAACATCTTGATATATTCAAAAGAATTGTAATACAAAATGGGTTAGTTATATCAAAACccaaaatgagtctatttcAAACAGAAATTAGATTTCTTGGACATAATATTTGTCAAGGTAAAATCACTCCTATTCAACGTTCAATTGATTTTGCTTCAAAATTTCCTGATATAATTACAGATAGAACTATGCTCCAAAGATTTTTGGGCAGCTTAAATTATATTTCCCCATTTTATAAAAACTTATCTCGTGATTTATCACCTTTATATGAAAGGttaaaaaagaatcataaatTTCCTTGGACTGATAGTCTAACAGAACTTGTTCGATCAGTCAAACAACGGGTAAAGTCTTTACCTTGTTTAACATTGGCTAACCCAGCTTGgccaaaaattattgaaactgATGCTTCTAATATTGGCTTTGGAGGAATTCTTAAACAAATAAATCCTAATGATAAAAAGGAATATCTTATAAGATTTCATTCAGGAAAATGGACTGAGGCCCAACGCAAATATGCAACCGTAGCCCATGAAATGTTATGCAttgttaaatgtgttttaaagtttCAAGATGATCTATATAATCaaagattttttattaaaacaGACGCCCAATCAGTAAAATATATGTTTGATAAAGATTTTAAGCATGATgcttcaaaattaatatttgcaagATGGCAGGCTCAGTTGGCCCCATTCGACTTTGATATTCAGTATAAAAAGGGTAGTGATAACTCCTTACCAGACTTCTTATCTAGAGAATATTTAACCAATTAACCATGCATTATTTCGCAGCTTTCTTTGAAGACAAAACTCTTATAACAATCTTAAAAGTTCTCCCTTTAGGACAAGATATTCAAACCAAGATTTTGGACAAAATTATAGAAAACATTATAGAAGAAGAAATGGAAGCATTTCTTTTCTCTATTCACTCTTATGAAGACGATGAAGGTCCCTATTATCTAGATACAGATGATTTCTTTGAATATCACTAATCAATTTATGTTTGCAGATATGGCAGACCCATCGTGGTCTATAATCAAAGGACGGAATAATAACCGTACCAGAGGCAGGGGAAGATCAGCCCCATCACAAAGGCCTTCACTTGGATCTTCATCCTCATCATCTAATAATTTTCCAGTCTTACGAATGGGAAACAAGAGTTTGATAAACTCAAAgattggagaatcatcttcatCTCAGAAGGAAAATACTCCTTCAGTGAACCTGGAAGATATTCCAGAAGACAGTCCATTATATGGACAATTAAAAGCATATTTTGAATCACAAAAGCAAAAAGATACTTTTGCTTCGATTACAAAGGAAATCGATGATAATAAAAACTATGAAGAAGTACctacaaaagaaattatatttcttttagaaaattctGATATTCAGAGACAAGATGAACCTTGGAAGATTTTTCAGAGATATTTGGTACGAGGATTATATTTCCCAGGAGAATCGTACAAAACTCGAACCTATTATGAAACAATCTTAATCAAAACAGGAAGTGCTGACTTCCAACACTTTACCACTGAAGAGAATGTTTATAACTTCTCAAAAGTCATTATCAGACAGATTATATCTGTTGAAGATTGGGGAATCTCCACAATGAATGAACGGCAGGTTCTGGTTAATAATATGAACATCAACCTTACTTATTGGGATTATATCCAAGCTTTTCACAAAGTTTTTTATTACAATAATGATAAACATAAACACACATGGTTCACAAAGGTTTGTTCAAAGATTTTTGAAGGAACAATTCCAAATTGGTTTATTAGATGGTGGATATTCCATGGTCCTACGGTAAAATTTTTGCCACAAAACTACCTTAACTTTTATAAAGAATGGGCAAAGATTTCACCATTTCTAACAGAGTTATACTTAGCTGATCATGTAAGCAATCTCGAAAAAATTGATCAGATGTATTTCTTTATTGAATTTTCGATACCTTGAATCCATAAATGGCTCCCAGAAGTGGGTTATACCCCAGACAAAAAAATACCATGTCTCTATCGTGTGTATTATAACAATTTTTGGGACAAATTGACaagaaatgatccaaaaactaAACAACCTTATGGACAAGAGCTTATTGATTCTATCAAAGCAAAACTTCAAGAATATACTGATAATCCACAAAAGAATTTAGTGGCTGATAATTCAGTTAAGCATATTGCTCGAAGAATTTCAGTTCAGCAAGGAGATAAAACTGAACTAATCAATGATTACTTAGAAGAAGTAAAAAGAAATTTACTTCAAACATTAACACAATATGACAAATCAGACACTTCCATGAAAAGTGAAGCAAGTGATGATATCACCGATGCCCAGTCAGAAGGACCTCCAACTGTATTATCAGACAAAGAACTTGAAAAAGTGGAAGAATTCCTAGAATCTCTACAAAACAAGGAAGAATTCCTTCGAACAGCTGTAAAAGGCAAAGGAAAAGCAGAATGAGACGGCCATTAAAGATGGTTAAAAGATTAAAATTATGGCGGGCCATGCGAGGATATATCCCCAGCAATTTCAGATGGGaacaaattatatttgtatctCCAGTAGAAATACTGTATGAACACAGTACATACACTGTTCTAGAAACCCACATAAGGGACCCATTTGTACTATTCAGGGACCCATATGAGGACCCATATGAAgactttctttccttttgtaTCCCTAGCCTTCCTATATAAAGGGCATTATATTTTCATTCTTAGGCAGAGTTTGCGAACCCCCCTTCTCTCTCTACTCCTATcttctctcccttctctcttgtCATCATAAGTATTGTAAGATATTAATAAAAGTTTGCAGTTTGGAAAAGCCTTCAAGGCAAGGTACGTTCatttattgctttatttattAGCTTCTTTTATATACAAGCCGTGACTATGTCCGGCTAAAATATCTTCATATCAATGCCAGAGATGAAGTAACAACATGTTTTTTCCTATTCCAAAAAGTACTAGGATGGTCACCACATATTTGTGAAATAAATTGGGTTTTTAACAAGGATATTTTTTCCtgtaatttaggattttttaaaataacatctAGTTCTAATAGAAaaatttcttgtttaataaAATCGATTTGCTGATTTTTTAAAACCAATTTATCAACAATCTGGTTAATAGTCTTTGTAAACGGCTttgtaataaaatttaattgaaaatctttatttttgtaagtcccaattaatttattattatcccAATATTTTAATGGAAAAATAGTATTCATAAAAGGTACTCCTAAAATAATAGGGCAAGAAATATCTTCAACAATCATAAAACTTTGAGGTAaacaaataccatcattacacAAAAATGCTTGAGGTAATTTATAACGTAATTTCATTCTACTACCATTAGCAGATCTTAAACAATGAGtagttttatgaaaatatctagAAGGAATAATCCCTTCTTGTACACAATTAACATCTGCACCACTATCAAATAAAGCAATAAATTCTTTTCTAAAGTTATAATCTATTTGCAATGtgatattaatataaaatttttgtGAAGTAATAATACTAAGTTTTTGTAAAAATTCACTATTTGCATCAAACTTGATAACTTTTAGAAAATCTTCATTAGTATCTTGTAAATTGGGTTCTAGCATAATTTGTTTATTCTCTTCATCAGATTTGTTAGCCTGTAAAAGTAAGTCAAAGGTTTTAGAATCTTCAAGACTTGAAATTCTTTTATCCATACTTTTGTTTTGGGCTTTTAACTGGATAacttcttcttttaaaatactAATTTCTTGTCTTAAATCAGAAGTAGTGGcctcttttgaaaagaaattcCTTTGGTTTAAAATCTGTTTTAAATCCGCCATAGAATAATAAGCAGGTTGTCTGATAATATCAACAGACTTTTCATATATTTTGCTAATACTAGCACCTTCATCAAAAATAGTAtcaaaaattttatttcttaaatctttaTCTTTGACAGTTttacaaaatattaaaaatcttaTCATCATCTATAACACTTAAATTAAAATCCTGAAAATTGGATAACAAATTATACAGACTATCATCTTTTTCACAAGACATACCCTTTTGACAGGGTTCACATTCATCATCAGAGAAAGATCTATCAGAATTTGAATATAaatcttcattttgtaaaacttTTACTTGGTCTTCAGTAGAAGACgaagaagaatctgaactagtttTATTAACACTAGAAGGAGCACCCTCATTATCagaatataaaagaattttGCACAAAGAATCTTTTAACTTATCATCTAAGTCTAAAGCTTTAATCTTTTTCTGAGttttgcattcattagca
Protein-coding sequences here:
- the LOC129892793 gene encoding uncharacterized protein LOC129892793, which gives rise to MVIWKDAVYTLVLTILEHFNGRFTNQNETLRTLLNGLRCRHLGEFRWYKDTFLSRVMDLPESNSVHWKTKFIDGLPSLFAERVRKILRGTNTAIPYDVFTYAQQLKANSKSEKSQLGDFCTQFAVAGPSQKSGKKIKKHHRSREDKPYKYSRSKEKREERKTHRKSSRFTKNRSKRDLSKIKCYECGQYGHIAPNCKLQKLKGLNLAEDIHDKVYGLLYTSGEVEKLKQEIKFLKQSQLVHDHRISQLENVDHIESPLSNNKGKGVLDNEELKRHIVTLPYEDNFSEQNIPTKSRPCQMNGELVEFCKKEIDNLLQKGLIKPSKSPWSCTAFYVNNAAEKERGMPRILANTDF